The Flavobacteriales bacterium genome includes a region encoding these proteins:
- a CDS encoding tetratricopeptide repeat protein, which yields MTISTNVQNKIPKPDVARLFLKVHYFDRKMQLTLRKRFLFSILLIISAFVVNAQKTQVYEKPEEIFYHGVELYDKEIFGPAIEEFERFLSTKHNSDLLTSQAELYVLLSHLQLYHQGYDKKIEHYINHNPENSLTNLATFELGNYFFAHKKYRKAAKYYEQVQVGNLPKEYLEETHFKMGYAFFQDKDYEKAKAHFNKIRNQQGEYYTEANYYYGYICYKDYDYTCALQSFEKIKDNGPQVMHLYIAQIYYAQGGYKASLEYAEKNKLEKYQEEYNLLLAKCHFQLKEYDKARAYFDKLDVNSTALGDEDIYMYGFAYYMNGNHDKAQQAFVKLSGFENNLGQLANYQLAQSFLATGDKQKAFNALGVAKRMEYNKEIQEIAHFNYAKLAFEQGSQSQSIQSTQDFINKFPKSEYLDDAKGMLAEMLVLTNNYEQAIRVLEEIKNFNTQSKAIYQKITYNRAEQLFIDRNLTDSKEYFNKSLKFTSDKLLEANAYYWLGEIDFAEKKYPSARSNYNRMINISGSEKSKYYHKAIYGIGYTHYMEEDVSKAMNYFSQYDKKSNDKGSDVYNDNALRLGDSYFLNKQYTNAIASYEKVASGNYDQSDYALFQQGIIYGLQGKYDTKVATLKKIESRFPKSVFVDDALFEIGDTYFKNLNKSSEALTMFNRVINNYSGSIYVPDCYLQIANIYNKSGDYAKSIEFCKKVITDYPNSRSAKEAYVIGEQAAMGGNMLDSWYDWVNAQPGSGDVRISYQDSMLYESSLQKYRMGDCDGASKGFELYNKRFGNTGYFVIQSHYYMAECAYAKKDYNTAVEHYRFVADKSLNEQLEDATFKLSDILYYQKRYTEALPYFSKLERIASSKDHYTFAVVGQMRCNYTLGNMEAAKKNASDVLPIENVETMYLIEANLILGKIQYESANYLTSMFHLDYVVKNSKTGQGAEAQYYRCLVLYKQTKYDDSQDEIFKLSEDYASYEYWVVKGFILLSDVYLAQKDYFQARATLQSLQEVYDGDQSLLNEIEAKLKKIDELEAIDKGASDQSGGE from the coding sequence ACATAACAGCGATTTATTGACCAGTCAGGCTGAGCTATACGTTCTGCTGAGCCATTTGCAGCTATACCATCAGGGATACGATAAAAAAATTGAGCATTACATAAACCATAACCCCGAAAACTCTTTGACCAATTTAGCTACGTTTGAATTAGGGAATTACTTTTTTGCCCATAAAAAATATCGAAAGGCGGCTAAATATTATGAGCAAGTGCAGGTGGGCAATTTGCCAAAGGAATACTTAGAAGAAACCCATTTCAAAATGGGTTATGCCTTTTTTCAGGATAAAGATTACGAAAAGGCCAAGGCTCATTTCAACAAAATCAGAAATCAACAAGGAGAATATTACACCGAAGCCAATTATTACTATGGCTACATCTGTTATAAAGACTACGACTACACTTGTGCATTGCAAAGTTTTGAAAAAATAAAAGATAATGGTCCACAGGTAATGCACCTTTATATTGCCCAGATTTATTATGCACAAGGGGGATACAAAGCATCATTAGAATACGCCGAAAAAAACAAACTGGAGAAGTATCAAGAAGAGTATAATTTGCTTTTGGCAAAGTGTCATTTTCAACTAAAAGAATACGACAAAGCCAGAGCCTATTTTGATAAACTTGATGTAAACTCGACAGCCTTGGGCGATGAAGATATTTATATGTATGGGTTTGCATATTACATGAATGGCAACCACGACAAAGCCCAACAAGCATTTGTAAAATTGTCTGGCTTCGAAAATAATCTTGGTCAATTGGCAAACTATCAGTTGGCTCAAAGTTTTTTGGCTACCGGCGACAAACAAAAAGCGTTTAATGCTCTTGGCGTGGCCAAACGAATGGAATATAACAAGGAAATTCAGGAAATTGCCCATTTTAACTATGCCAAACTGGCTTTTGAACAAGGCTCTCAAAGCCAATCTATCCAATCAACACAAGATTTTATTAATAAATTTCCGAAAAGCGAATATTTGGATGATGCCAAAGGCATGTTGGCCGAAATGTTGGTGTTGACCAACAATTATGAGCAGGCCATACGAGTTTTGGAGGAGATAAAAAACTTCAACACACAAAGTAAGGCTATCTACCAAAAAATTACCTACAACCGTGCAGAACAGCTTTTTATTGATAGAAATCTAACCGACTCGAAAGAATATTTTAACAAATCTTTAAAATTTACCTCTGACAAATTGTTGGAAGCAAACGCATACTATTGGCTGGGCGAAATTGACTTTGCCGAGAAAAAATATCCATCGGCCAGAAGCAATTATAACCGCATGATTAATATCAGTGGGTCAGAAAAAAGCAAATACTATCATAAAGCCATATACGGCATTGGCTATACGCACTATATGGAGGAAGACGTAAGCAAAGCCATGAACTATTTTAGTCAATACGACAAAAAATCGAACGACAAAGGCTCAGATGTTTATAACGACAATGCTCTTAGATTGGGCGATAGTTATTTTTTAAACAAGCAATACACAAATGCCATTGCCTCTTACGAAAAAGTGGCCTCCGGCAATTATGACCAAAGTGATTATGCCCTTTTTCAACAAGGAATTATTTATGGTTTGCAGGGAAAATACGATACCAAAGTGGCCACGCTCAAAAAAATAGAATCGAGATTTCCAAAATCTGTGTTTGTTGATGATGCACTTTTTGAAATTGGAGATACCTATTTTAAAAATCTGAATAAATCAAGCGAGGCATTGACCATGTTTAACCGAGTAATAAACAACTACAGCGGAAGCATCTATGTTCCGGATTGCTATTTGCAAATAGCTAATATCTACAACAAAAGTGGAGACTACGCAAAATCTATTGAATTCTGCAAGAAAGTTATTACCGACTATCCAAACTCACGAAGTGCAAAAGAAGCATACGTGATTGGCGAACAGGCTGCCATGGGCGGTAATATGTTGGATTCATGGTATGATTGGGTAAATGCACAACCAGGAAGTGGCGATGTTCGTATTTCCTATCAAGACAGCATGTTGTACGAATCATCACTGCAAAAATATAGAATGGGCGATTGCGATGGAGCGTCAAAAGGTTTTGAATTATACAACAAACGATTTGGCAACACCGGTTATTTTGTTATTCAATCGCATTACTACATGGCCGAATGTGCTTATGCCAAAAAAGACTACAATACCGCTGTGGAACACTACAGATTTGTGGCTGACAAATCCTTGAACGAACAATTGGAAGATGCCACATTTAAACTTTCCGACATTCTTTATTACCAAAAAAGATATACAGAGGCTCTGCCCTATTTCAGCAAATTAGAGCGTATTGCCAGTTCAAAAGATCATTACACCTTTGCAGTGGTTGGCCAAATGCGATGCAACTATACTTTAGGAAACATGGAAGCGGCCAAGAAAAATGCTTCTGATGTTTTGCCAATAGAAAATGTTGAAACCATGTATTTAATTGAGGCAAACTTGATTTTGGGTAAAATACAGTATGAATCGGCCAATTACTTAACCTCCATGTTCCACTTGGATTATGTTGTTAAAAACTCAAAAACGGGCCAGGGTGCGGAGGCTCAATACTACCGATGTCTTGTGTTGTACAAACAGACGAAATATGATGATAGCCAAGACGAAATATTTAAACTCAGCGAAGATTATGCAAGTTATGAATATTGGGTAGTAAAAGGATTTATCCTATTATCAGACGTTTATTTGGCTCAAAAAGATTATTTTCAGGCCAGAGCAACCTTGCAAAGTTTGCAAGAGGTATATGATGGCGACCAATCTTTACTCAACGAAATAGAGGCTAAGTTGAAAAAAATAGACGAGTTGGAGGCCATAGATAAAGGTGCTTCCGACCAATCTGGAGGAGAATAA
- a CDS encoding LysM peptidoglycan-binding domain-containing protein has translation MKQFKKIGILLAFFVSFTVVNANPTDSIGTKVKNGKIFIMHKVEKAQGLFSISRRYNVPLNDIIEANPGSDKSLQVDQILLIPTGKDAPKEEQKVKEYFQSDKQPAATGSETSAKTTFAKYHTVMQGETLYSVSVLYKTKVDILKSLNNLQSETLTVGQQLVVPSTEEEKKSFDDKMVQAEKKIDDAVAKTNQLQKATNTQTNTKSNAKEISNSKTSTYEIKVEPMPKYNIEKVVETGVNEELKMDLSSSTNKRVCSHHAASVGSTIMITNPANNKSVFVKVVSNHSLNADKGNIILLPENVLSELGLEVGGKVETSFAR, from the coding sequence ATGAAACAATTTAAGAAAATCGGGATACTGTTGGCCTTTTTTGTCTCTTTTACCGTTGTAAACGCCAATCCGACCGACTCCATAGGTACGAAAGTAAAAAATGGCAAAATCTTTATCATGCACAAGGTGGAGAAGGCACAAGGGCTTTTTTCAATAAGCAGAAGATATAATGTGCCATTAAATGATATTATCGAGGCCAACCCGGGGTCGGATAAATCATTACAGGTTGATCAAATATTGCTTATTCCCACGGGTAAAGATGCCCCTAAAGAAGAGCAAAAAGTAAAAGAATATTTTCAAAGCGATAAGCAGCCAGCAGCCACCGGCTCCGAAACAAGTGCTAAAACCACCTTTGCCAAATACCATACTGTAATGCAGGGAGAAACGCTTTATTCTGTGTCGGTTTTGTATAAAACTAAAGTTGATATTCTAAAATCGTTAAACAATCTGCAATCAGAAACATTGACTGTTGGCCAGCAATTAGTGGTTCCATCAACCGAAGAAGAAAAGAAATCATTTGACGATAAAATGGTTCAAGCAGAAAAGAAAATAGACGATGCGGTTGCAAAAACCAATCAGTTGCAAAAAGCAACCAATACTCAAACCAATACTAAATCGAATGCCAAAGAAATAAGTAACTCAAAAACATCTACTTATGAAATAAAAGTGGAACCGATGCCAAAATATAACATTGAAAAAGTGGTGGAAACCGGCGTTAATGAAGAGTTGAAGATGGATTTGAGCAGTTCGACCAATAAAAGAGTTTGCTCTCATCATGCGGCTTCGGTGGGTTCTACAATAATGATAACCAATCCGGCAAATAATAAGTCTGTTTTTGTAAAAGTTGTTTCCAACCACAGCCTGAATGCAGATAAAGGAAACATTATATTATTACCCGAAAATGTTTTATCTGAACTTGGATTAGAAGTAGGTGGAAAAGTAGAAACCAGTTTTGCCCGATAA
- a CDS encoding glycosyltransferase family 9 protein, whose translation MKILVVRFSSIGDIVLTTPVFRCVKNQVPNVEIHFLTKKSYAGLLKSNPYIDKIWSLNDDFSTVASQLKQEKFDLILDLHNNLRTSRLKFFLGVKTFKLRKLNVQKWLLTNFKINKLPPVHIVDRYLDTAKSLGIKNDHRGLDYFIDAATVLKNTLPEKFVCYAIGGQHATKKLPSKKIVELCQKIPIPVVVIGGREDQSEGHFIENQCKNVSSLCGLLNIDQSALVMQKAEWIITHDTGMMHIAAALKKKIISIWGNTVPEFGMTPYLPDEASKIFEVQNLPCRPCSKLGHPSCPKKHFNCMNKQDLQAISEVVK comes from the coding sequence TTGAAAATTCTTGTAGTTCGGTTCAGCTCCATTGGAGATATTGTCTTAACCACGCCTGTTTTTAGGTGTGTAAAAAATCAAGTTCCCAATGTCGAAATTCATTTTTTGACCAAAAAGAGCTATGCAGGATTACTAAAAAGTAATCCTTACATTGATAAAATTTGGTCGCTCAACGATGATTTTTCAACTGTAGCGAGTCAATTAAAACAGGAAAAATTCGACCTGATTTTAGATTTACACAACAACCTTCGCACAAGTCGTTTAAAGTTTTTTTTAGGTGTAAAAACGTTTAAATTACGCAAACTCAATGTGCAAAAATGGCTACTTACCAACTTCAAAATCAATAAACTGCCTCCCGTTCATATAGTTGACCGATACTTAGATACAGCAAAATCATTGGGAATAAAAAACGACCATAGGGGTTTGGATTATTTTATTGATGCTGCAACTGTTTTGAAAAATACGTTACCCGAAAAATTTGTTTGTTACGCCATTGGTGGTCAGCATGCAACCAAAAAATTACCGTCGAAAAAAATTGTCGAGTTGTGTCAAAAAATACCAATTCCCGTAGTAGTGATTGGCGGAAGAGAAGATCAGTCAGAAGGCCATTTTATCGAAAATCAATGCAAAAATGTATCATCCCTTTGCGGACTTCTCAACATTGACCAAAGTGCGTTGGTGATGCAAAAAGCCGAATGGATTATTACGCACGACACCGGAATGATGCACATTGCAGCGGCTTTGAAAAAGAAAATCATTTCTATTTGGGGCAATACCGTGCCGGAGTTTGGCATGACACCCTATTTGCCGGATGAAGCGTCTAAGATATTCGAAGTACAAAATTTACCTTGCCGACCATGTTCAAAACTTGGACATCCCTCCTGCCCCAAAAAGCATTTTAACTGCATGAATAAGCAAGATTTACAAGCAATTAGCGAGGTTGTGAAATGA
- a CDS encoding O-antigen ligase family protein, translated as MAAMVAVIVAKWVVAQPNFSKTTKLVLFSFSLFIDLVILDIFRTDNLSSYFSELLLKLPLIIIPLYLIFIGQATRQFRIFLQLLSFLVLVISVFSSVNYFFHYQEINQLLLQSKHVPLIIKMHHIYFGIYMAICIWLHFMFFTETKQKLWLIMGVLQIITLHILVSRTGLVAFYVSIIFYLIYSSVRNKNLKLLLGGSMALFILIAGAYAGSKSFRNKIANSVEDFEAIRTGEDINYKSMAMRLESLKTGIDVFKNKPLWGVGFEHFPEEIKNQYQRNKTKLYEINWVAPHNQFVESAATYGIFGLLVALLSVFVMVWLNAKNPLTLSVLVVILVSFMLESVIERQQGIIIYTLFGFGLCQYSVFRQKQTDI; from the coding sequence ATGGCAGCTATGGTAGCTGTTATTGTTGCCAAATGGGTTGTTGCCCAGCCAAATTTTTCTAAAACAACAAAGTTGGTGCTGTTTTCATTTTCACTTTTTATTGATTTGGTTATACTTGATATTTTTCGAACAGATAATTTGTCATCCTATTTTTCAGAATTATTGCTGAAACTTCCTTTAATTATCATTCCGTTATATCTTATTTTTATTGGGCAAGCAACCCGTCAATTCCGAATCTTTTTGCAGCTTTTATCATTTTTGGTTTTGGTTATTTCTGTGTTCAGTTCAGTAAACTATTTTTTTCATTATCAAGAAATCAACCAATTGTTGTTGCAGAGCAAACATGTACCTTTAATCATAAAAATGCACCATATTTATTTTGGCATTTACATGGCCATTTGCATTTGGCTTCATTTTATGTTTTTTACCGAAACAAAACAAAAATTATGGCTAATAATGGGTGTTTTGCAAATAATAACCCTGCACATTTTAGTTTCAAGAACTGGGTTGGTTGCGTTCTATGTATCCATCATCTTTTACTTAATCTATTCGTCCGTCAGAAACAAAAATTTGAAACTACTGTTAGGCGGTAGCATGGCTTTATTTATTTTGATAGCCGGTGCTTACGCTGGTTCAAAATCATTTAGAAACAAAATTGCCAACTCCGTTGAAGATTTTGAAGCCATCAGAACCGGGGAGGATATCAATTATAAATCAATGGCCATGCGTTTGGAATCATTAAAAACAGGAATTGACGTTTTTAAAAACAAACCGTTGTGGGGTGTGGGTTTCGAGCATTTTCCGGAAGAAATAAAGAATCAATATCAACGAAATAAAACCAAGTTATATGAAATAAATTGGGTGGCTCCGCACAATCAATTTGTGGAATCTGCCGCTACCTATGGTATTTTTGGATTACTGGTTGCGTTACTTTCTGTTTTTGTTATGGTTTGGTTAAATGCTAAAAACCCTTTGACATTGAGCGTTTTGGTAGTAATTTTGGTGAGTTTTATGCTCGAGTCGGTCATTGAACGTCAGCAAGGCATTATTATATACACCTTGTTTGGTTTTGGGCTCTGCCAATATTCGGTTTTTAGACAAAAACAAACAGATATATGA
- the map gene encoding type I methionyl aminopeptidase, producing the protein MAIKIKNAKQIEGIRNASRLAAECLKYLEQFVVEGVTTKELDTRAAEFMKKHNARSATLGYRGHGVQPFSGNICTSPNDVICHGVPNDYTLKNGDILNIDVTPILDGYFGDTCKMYTVGQISEQAQNLIDATKKSLRIGMEQCFPGNRFGNIGFEIANYARGEGYSVVYEFCGHGVGLSFHEEPDVPHSASKNSGKRMQPGMIFTIEPMINTGKARSKVDKKDGWTARTIDGGLSAQFEHTILITENGYEALTDVFGDF; encoded by the coding sequence ATGGCGATAAAAATAAAAAACGCAAAGCAAATAGAGGGAATACGAAACGCTTCCCGTTTGGCCGCCGAATGCCTAAAATATTTGGAACAGTTTGTAGTAGAGGGAGTTACAACCAAAGAATTAGACACCCGTGCAGCTGAGTTTATGAAAAAACACAACGCCCGCTCTGCCACGCTTGGCTATCGTGGGCACGGTGTTCAACCATTTTCGGGGAATATTTGCACCTCTCCTAATGATGTAATTTGCCATGGCGTGCCAAACGACTATACACTTAAAAACGGTGATATTTTGAATATTGATGTTACCCCTATTTTGGATGGATATTTTGGTGATACCTGCAAAATGTACACTGTTGGACAAATCAGCGAGCAGGCTCAAAACCTAATAGATGCCACGAAAAAATCGTTGCGAATTGGCATGGAGCAGTGTTTTCCGGGCAATAGGTTTGGAAACATTGGATTTGAAATCGCCAATTATGCTCGGGGCGAAGGCTATTCGGTGGTATATGAATTTTGCGGCCATGGTGTGGGTTTGAGTTTTCATGAAGAACCTGATGTGCCACACTCGGCTTCAAAAAACTCAGGAAAACGTATGCAACCCGGAATGATTTTTACCATCGAACCAATGATAAACACCGGAAAAGCCCGCTCAAAGGTGGACAAAAAAGACGGCTGGACTGCCCGCACAATTGATGGAGGTTTGTCCGCCCAATTTGAACACACAATCCTTATCACTGAAAATGGATATGAAGCGTTGACGGATGTTTTTGGTGATTTTTAA
- a CDS encoding nodulation protein NfeD: MKHFYSIFLFLTAFASFSFAQNKTVVLGTIKEDVGPSSARMLSKTINTAQEQHADLILLEMDTYGGSLVDADSMRKRILDCNIPIYVFINKNATSAGALISIACNKIFMSKGASIGSSTVVDQNGEVLHDKYQSFMRSIMRATAESHGKDTIIENGDTIIKYKRNPLIAEAMVDVSIAIPGVIDSGKILNFTTEEAIANNYCDGEFLTINDILKHEGFGSAKLIRVEKSSLDKVIGFLANPVLQGALIMIIFWGIFFELRTPGVGFPLAAAIIAALLYFAPLYLDGLAQHWEILLFVIGLILIGLEIFVIPGFGVTGISGILLTVTSLILSLLRNVDLDFSGTTEYEVSAAMMTVFVALVGFFVGAFFFGKGLMNTPLMRKLVLQNTLADAKAGIHIIEKPGQEMLGKTGIAHTDIRPIGKMRVDDDVVEVKSFGEFIAKDSKVRIITRELGYWVVEKV; this comes from the coding sequence ATGAAACACTTTTACTCCATTTTTCTGTTCCTAACGGCTTTTGCTTCATTTTCTTTTGCTCAAAACAAAACAGTTGTTTTGGGAACCATTAAAGAAGATGTGGGTCCTTCCTCGGCACGCATGCTGTCAAAAACAATTAACACAGCTCAAGAGCAACATGCCGACCTAATTTTATTGGAAATGGACACCTATGGTGGCTCTTTGGTTGATGCAGATAGTATGCGAAAAAGAATTTTGGACTGCAACATTCCCATTTATGTTTTTATAAACAAAAACGCAACTTCTGCCGGAGCCTTAATTTCTATTGCCTGCAACAAAATATTTATGAGCAAAGGTGCCTCCATTGGTTCAAGCACTGTTGTTGACCAAAACGGTGAGGTGCTGCACGATAAATATCAGTCTTTTATGCGAAGCATTATGCGAGCAACGGCAGAAAGTCATGGCAAAGACACCATTATTGAAAATGGCGACACCATAATCAAATATAAACGAAATCCACTTATTGCCGAAGCAATGGTTGATGTTTCTATTGCAATTCCTGGAGTGATAGATAGCGGCAAGATACTGAATTTTACTACCGAAGAAGCCATTGCAAATAATTATTGCGACGGAGAGTTTCTAACTATAAATGACATTTTAAAGCATGAAGGTTTTGGCTCTGCAAAGCTCATTCGGGTCGAAAAAAGCAGTCTGGACAAGGTAATTGGTTTTTTGGCAAACCCTGTTTTGCAGGGTGCATTAATCATGATTATATTTTGGGGAATCTTTTTTGAGCTTCGCACACCCGGTGTCGGATTTCCATTGGCTGCGGCCATCATAGCTGCACTGCTCTATTTTGCCCCACTCTATTTAGATGGATTAGCTCAACACTGGGAAATATTACTTTTTGTAATAGGTTTAATACTTATTGGTTTAGAAATATTCGTCATTCCCGGTTTCGGAGTTACGGGTATTTCGGGTATTCTTCTAACCGTTACCAGCTTAATTTTGAGTTTATTACGAAATGTTGATTTAGACTTTTCCGGCACAACCGAGTACGAAGTTTCAGCCGCCATGATGACCGTGTTTGTTGCTTTAGTCGGATTTTTTGTCGGGGCATTCTTTTTCGGGAAAGGGTTGATGAATACACCTTTGATGCGGAAACTTGTTTTGCAAAACACCCTTGCCGATGCTAAAGCCGGTATTCACATTATTGAAAAACCGGGTCAAGAAATGCTTGGCAAAACGGGTATCGCCCATACAGACATTCGACCTATCGGCAAAATGCGGGTGGACGATGATGTGGTGGAAGTAAAAAGTTTTGGTGAATTCATTGCCAAAGACAGCAAAGTGCGAATAATTACACGAGAGTTGGGGTATTGGGTGGTTGAAAAAGTTTAG
- the ppk1 gene encoding polyphosphate kinase 1, with the protein MGFDLIINREISWLSFNERVLQEAEDEINPLIERMRFLGIFSNNLDEFFRVRVASVRRLIKLQRKTGIELDESPQWIMNHIHENVIRLQKRFDATYSKIIKQLENQGIFIINESQLSETQTQFVKEYFLQKVEPLLVPIMVRKIPKFPYLNDDANYLFVGFRNKSGSKTEQYSLIEIPRNISRFAVLPDDRGKKYIIYLDDIIRANLPRIFSIFDCEQFDAHVFKITRDAELDLDDDIVVGLYDKIRRSLEKRKKGEPLRFIYDSTMPQDRVKFLLKKMNLAQEENIIPGGRYHNFKDFMKFPNVGGEDLVFKKRPSLANAALENVTSTLKTICKKDILLHYPYQSFDYVIDMLREAAIMPSVKSIRITLYRVAKDSRVINALINAVKNGKEVIVVIELQARFDEEANLHWAKALTDGGARIILGSPGLKIHSKLILINFKHEGQERKVAHIGTGNFHEGTANVYSDISLLTANENLTTEVERVFQFIEKPYLALRFEHLLVSPRYTRNSLIELIKGQIQRQKSGKTGYVLIKLNNLVDKDLITKLYEAADLGVKIDLIVRGICSLVPDHKNINAISILDKYLEHARIFVFGKGKNRKVFISSADWMTRNLDYRIEVTTPIYESKLQDQIIEFLRIQLSDNVKARNFDKSMKNEYVRNDSKAIRSQIEFYNYLSELKDIETA; encoded by the coding sequence ATAGGTTTTGATTTGATAATTAATAGAGAAATAAGTTGGCTCTCTTTTAATGAAAGAGTGCTGCAAGAGGCCGAAGACGAAATAAACCCACTGATAGAAAGAATGCGATTTTTGGGCATTTTTTCAAACAACTTAGATGAATTTTTTCGTGTTCGAGTAGCTTCTGTTCGTAGGTTGATAAAACTGCAAAGAAAAACAGGAATTGAGCTCGACGAATCGCCACAATGGATAATGAACCATATACACGAAAACGTTATTAGGCTTCAAAAACGGTTTGATGCTACCTATTCAAAAATTATCAAACAACTTGAAAATCAGGGAATTTTCATTATTAACGAAAGTCAACTTTCAGAAACCCAAACACAATTTGTAAAGGAATATTTTCTTCAAAAGGTTGAGCCACTTTTGGTGCCGATTATGGTAAGAAAAATCCCAAAATTTCCCTATTTAAACGATGATGCCAACTATTTATTTGTCGGATTTAGAAACAAAAGCGGAAGTAAAACAGAACAATATAGCCTTATTGAGATACCCAGAAATATCAGTCGTTTTGCCGTATTGCCAGATGATAGGGGGAAGAAGTATATTATTTATCTTGATGATATAATACGTGCCAACCTTCCAAGAATATTCAGCATTTTCGATTGCGAACAGTTTGATGCTCATGTTTTTAAAATAACTAGAGATGCAGAGCTAGATTTGGATGATGACATCGTCGTGGGGTTGTATGATAAAATTAGGCGAAGTTTGGAAAAGCGTAAAAAAGGCGAGCCACTTCGATTTATATACGACAGCACCATGCCCCAAGACAGGGTAAAATTCTTACTCAAAAAAATGAATCTGGCTCAGGAAGAAAACATTATTCCGGGTGGTAGATACCACAATTTCAAAGATTTTATGAAATTTCCGAATGTTGGTGGCGAAGATTTGGTATTTAAAAAACGGCCATCGCTGGCCAACGCAGCATTAGAAAATGTAACAAGCACACTAAAAACCATCTGTAAAAAAGATATTTTGCTTCATTATCCATATCAAAGTTTTGATTATGTGATAGATATGCTTCGAGAAGCGGCTATCATGCCCAGTGTTAAATCCATTCGCATTACACTTTATCGGGTGGCCAAAGATTCGAGGGTAATAAATGCACTGATAAATGCAGTGAAAAATGGCAAAGAAGTGATTGTGGTAATAGAACTGCAAGCCCGTTTTGACGAAGAAGCCAATTTGCATTGGGCAAAGGCTTTGACCGATGGTGGAGCAAGAATAATTTTAGGGTCACCGGGGCTAAAAATTCATTCAAAACTTATTTTAATCAATTTTAAACACGAGGGTCAAGAGCGAAAAGTGGCTCATATAGGCACCGGAAACTTTCATGAAGGAACAGCCAATGTATATTCCGATATTTCGTTGCTCACTGCCAATGAAAATTTGACCACCGAAGTGGAACGCGTGTTTCAATTTATTGAAAAACCGTATCTGGCTTTACGTTTTGAACACCTTTTGGTAAGTCCTCGCTATACAAGAAATTCGCTTATAGAATTAATTAAAGGTCAAATACAAAGGCAGAAATCCGGCAAAACCGGTTATGTATTGATTAAGTTGAATAATCTGGTTGACAAGGATTTGATAACCAAATTATACGAAGCGGCAGATTTGGGAGTTAAGATAGATCTGATCGTTCGCGGAATCTGTTCATTGGTTCCCGACCATAAAAACATCAACGCCATCAGTATTTTAGATAAATATTTAGAACATGCCCGAATATTTGTTTTTGGAAAAGGAAAAAACAGAAAAGTATTCATTTCTTCTGCCGATTGGATGACCAGAAATCTAGATTATCGGATAGAGGTTACCACACCCATATATGAATCAAAACTTCAAGACCAGATAATTGAATTTTTGCGAATTCAATTGTCGGACAATGTAAAGGCCAGAAATTTTGATAAGTCGATGAAAAATGAATATGTTCGCAATGATTCGAAAGCCATTCGCAGCCAAATAGAGTTTTACAATTATTTAAGTGAATTAAAGGATATTGAAACAGCTTAA